In one Kitasatospora cineracea genomic region, the following are encoded:
- a CDS encoding M56 family metallopeptidase, with product MIPALLLVGLPVGLLLLGLPFAGVPAVRRLAGMLPPREAAGVLAGGAALMAAVTVAALVALFQVPFLAVLERVPFAEVVARWPAALPVSTAAGAVLAVRAWALVARWRRQRALLVRAWTLVSGEVPAGGTQGGTQGGTQGGTAGGDVLVVADDRPEAFALPGLRGAGGRVVVSTGMLRILGPAEREVLLAHERAHLTGRHRLLSAVVDLAGAVHPAVRGLGPALGFQLERWADEAAAARVGDRRLAAAALARAALAAGARPDLGPDRGPVLAVGTGPVPRRVAALLGPVPQRPRGRAARAGAWGLAVAVSGAAAVGLAAAYGLHEYVEYAARALTTGR from the coding sequence GTGATCCCGGCGCTGCTCCTGGTCGGGCTCCCGGTCGGGCTGCTGCTGCTCGGGCTGCCGTTCGCGGGCGTGCCCGCGGTGCGCCGGCTGGCAGGGATGCTGCCGCCGCGGGAGGCGGCGGGGGTGCTGGCGGGAGGTGCGGCGCTGATGGCCGCGGTGACCGTGGCAGCACTGGTGGCGCTGTTCCAGGTGCCCTTCCTCGCGGTGCTGGAGCGGGTGCCGTTCGCGGAGGTGGTGGCGCGGTGGCCGGCCGCGCTGCCGGTCTCGACCGCGGCCGGGGCGGTGCTGGCGGTCCGGGCCTGGGCGCTGGTGGCGCGGTGGCGGCGGCAGCGGGCCCTGCTGGTCCGGGCCTGGACGCTGGTGTCCGGCGAGGTGCCGGCGGGCGGGACGCAGGGCGGGACGCAGGGCGGGACGCAGGGCGGGACGGCGGGCGGTGACGTGCTGGTGGTCGCGGACGACCGTCCCGAGGCGTTCGCGCTGCCCGGCCTGCGGGGTGCGGGCGGGCGGGTGGTGGTCTCCACCGGCATGCTGCGGATCCTGGGCCCGGCCGAGCGGGAGGTGCTGCTGGCCCACGAGCGGGCGCACCTGACGGGCCGTCACCGGCTGCTGTCCGCGGTGGTGGACCTGGCGGGGGCGGTGCACCCAGCGGTGCGCGGGCTGGGTCCGGCGCTGGGCTTCCAGTTGGAACGGTGGGCGGACGAGGCGGCGGCCGCGCGGGTGGGCGACCGTCGGCTGGCGGCGGCCGCGCTCGCCCGGGCCGCGCTCGCCGCCGGCGCCCGCCCGGACCTGGGGCCGGACCGGGGGCCGGTGCTGGCCGTCGGGACCGGCCCGGTGCCGCGACGGGTGGCGGCGCTGCTGGGGCCCGTCCCGCAACGCCCGCGAGGACGGGCGGCGCGGGCGGGGGCGTGGGGCCTGGCCGTGGCGGTGTCGGGAGCGGCGGCGGTCGGGCTGGCGGCGGCGTACGGGCTGCACGAGTACGTCGAGTACGCGGCACGGGCGTTGACGACGGGCCGGTAG
- a CDS encoding YncE family protein has translation MSRTQPRRAQRSRRPLHLAALAAVLVLAAPGTAAAAGTAPAPTAPAALREVMFVGNNWDGTADVITSRGDLARIGRIDVVPDKDQRLAEIYLNPVKLGYFLGVRLGPGEGHDQFVDDMYSTPDGSAVVVSRPSFADVVSIDLATGRINWRFPVAGYRSDHMAVSPDGTRVAVSASTANTVHVLDIATGRQLGSFATGDKPHENLFTDGGRQIWNMSIGDVTTALDAPWLDWTKGDRHITVVDADTLQPVRTIDMRRRLDAFGRSDLSNAVRPAAFSPDGSTLYFQVSFFNGFVEYDVATDRVTRVKTLPKNPATSEDRTTWVNDSRHHGLAMSPDGDRLCVAGTMDDYATVVDRATLQEGPLVPAVKPYWATVSGDGRACVISESGADRVTAIDFATGQRSSSVEVGDHPQRVRLGHVPAGWTGPVGG, from the coding sequence ATGTCCCGCACCCAGCCCCGGCGCGCCCAGCGCTCCCGCCGCCCGCTGCACCTGGCCGCGCTGGCCGCCGTCCTCGTCCTGGCCGCCCCCGGCACCGCCGCCGCGGCCGGCACCGCCCCCGCCCCGACCGCCCCCGCCGCCCTGCGGGAGGTGATGTTCGTCGGCAACAACTGGGACGGCACCGCCGACGTCATCACCTCGCGCGGCGACCTCGCCCGGATCGGCCGGATCGACGTCGTCCCCGACAAGGACCAGCGCCTCGCCGAGATCTACCTCAACCCCGTGAAACTCGGGTACTTCCTCGGGGTGCGGCTCGGACCGGGCGAGGGCCACGACCAGTTCGTCGACGACATGTACTCCACGCCGGACGGCTCGGCCGTGGTCGTCTCGCGGCCCAGCTTCGCCGACGTGGTCTCCATCGACCTCGCCACCGGGCGGATCAACTGGCGCTTCCCGGTGGCCGGTTACCGCTCCGACCACATGGCGGTCTCGCCCGACGGCACCCGGGTCGCGGTCTCCGCGTCCACCGCCAACACCGTGCACGTCCTCGACATCGCCACCGGCCGCCAGCTCGGCTCGTTCGCCACCGGCGACAAGCCGCACGAGAACCTGTTCACCGACGGCGGCCGGCAGATCTGGAACATGTCGATCGGCGACGTCACCACCGCCCTCGACGCGCCCTGGCTCGACTGGACCAAGGGCGACCGCCACATCACCGTCGTCGACGCCGACACCCTCCAGCCGGTGCGCACCATCGACATGCGCCGGCGCCTGGACGCCTTCGGCCGGTCCGACCTCTCCAACGCCGTCCGGCCCGCCGCCTTCTCCCCCGACGGCTCGACCCTGTACTTCCAGGTCTCGTTCTTCAACGGCTTCGTGGAGTACGACGTCGCCACCGACCGCGTCACCCGGGTCAAGACCCTCCCGAAGAACCCCGCCACCAGCGAGGACCGCACCACCTGGGTCAACGACTCGCGCCACCACGGCCTGGCGATGAGCCCGGACGGCGACCGGCTGTGCGTCGCCGGGACCATGGACGACTACGCCACCGTCGTCGACCGCGCCACCCTCCAGGAGGGCCCGCTGGTACCCGCCGTCAAGCCGTACTGGGCCACCGTCAGCGGCGACGGCCGGGCGTGCGTCATCTCGGAGAGCGGCGCCGACCGGGTCACCGCCATCGACTTCGCCACCGGGCAGCGCAGCTCCTCCGTCGAGGTCGGCGACCACCCCCAGCGGGTCCGCCTCGGCCACGTCCCCGCCGGCTGGACCGGGCCCGTCGGCGGCTGA
- a CDS encoding TetR/AcrR family transcriptional regulator, which produces MGRAGRNEDPAAGGVYRGRSAQERRAERRERFLAAALAQFGDRPGYRHASVAGLCEAAGLSTRQFYEEFRNLEEVLARLHLLVNEHKERAVLHALAGAAALPFDQRVAAVLRSYITAVTEDPRRLRIAFVEIVGVSEELERQRLVRRARWVDLLVAEADRAAARGELAPRDFRIAATAFIGAVNGLLHDWTAGQFDATLDQVLTELTTLLLGAVRPPSPR; this is translated from the coding sequence ATGGGGCGGGCGGGGCGGAACGAGGACCCGGCGGCGGGCGGCGTCTACCGCGGACGCTCCGCGCAGGAACGGCGGGCCGAACGGCGGGAGCGGTTCCTGGCCGCCGCACTGGCGCAGTTCGGCGACCGGCCGGGCTACCGGCACGCCTCGGTGGCCGGGCTGTGCGAGGCGGCCGGCCTGTCGACCCGCCAGTTCTACGAGGAGTTCCGCAACCTGGAGGAGGTTCTGGCCCGGCTCCACCTGCTGGTCAACGAGCACAAGGAACGGGCCGTGCTGCACGCCCTGGCCGGCGCCGCCGCACTGCCCTTCGACCAGCGGGTCGCCGCCGTGCTGCGCAGCTACATCACCGCCGTCACCGAGGACCCGCGCCGGCTGCGCATCGCCTTCGTCGAGATCGTCGGCGTCAGCGAGGAACTGGAACGCCAACGGTTGGTCCGCCGGGCCCGCTGGGTGGACCTCCTGGTGGCCGAAGCCGACCGCGCGGCCGCCCGCGGCGAACTCGCCCCGCGCGACTTCCGGATCGCCGCCACCGCCTTTATCGGCGCCGTCAACGGCCTGCTCCACGACTGGACGGCCGGCCAGTTCGACGCCACCCTCGACCAGGTCCTCACCGAACTCACCACCCTCCTGCTCGGCGCCGTCCGCCCCCCGTCGCCCCGCTGA
- the galE gene encoding UDP-glucose 4-epimerase GalE yields the protein MSKYLVTGGAGYVGSVVAAHLLEAGHAVTVLDDLSTGFAQGVPAGAEFVRGRIQEAGEVLDSSFDGVLHFAASSQVGESVADPEKYWRNNVAGSLELVSAMRKAGVGTLVFSSTAAVYGEPERVPIEEGARTSPTNTYGATKLAVDHLITSEAAAHGLAAVSLRYFNVAGAYGRYGERHEPESHLIPLVFQAALGQRPDIAVFGEDYPTPDGTCIRDYIHIADLAEAHLLALDAAKPGGHLICNLGNGTGFSVREVIESVKRVTGREIPVRVADRRPGDPAVLVAAADRAREALGWTPKRPELDRIVADAWEFTLAHRA from the coding sequence ATGAGCAAGTACCTGGTCACGGGCGGAGCCGGCTACGTGGGGAGCGTGGTGGCGGCGCACCTGTTGGAGGCGGGTCACGCGGTGACGGTGCTGGACGACCTGTCGACCGGGTTCGCGCAGGGTGTTCCGGCGGGTGCGGAGTTCGTGCGGGGGCGGATCCAGGAGGCGGGTGAGGTGCTGGACTCCTCCTTCGACGGGGTGCTGCACTTCGCGGCGTCCTCGCAGGTGGGTGAGTCGGTGGCGGATCCGGAGAAGTACTGGCGCAACAACGTGGCGGGTTCGCTGGAGCTGGTGTCGGCGATGCGCAAGGCGGGGGTGGGCACGCTGGTGTTCTCCTCGACGGCGGCGGTGTACGGGGAGCCGGAGCGGGTGCCGATCGAGGAGGGCGCGCGGACGTCCCCGACGAACACCTACGGGGCCACGAAGCTGGCGGTGGACCACCTGATCACCTCGGAGGCGGCCGCGCACGGGCTGGCGGCGGTGAGCCTGCGGTACTTCAACGTGGCGGGGGCGTACGGGCGTTACGGGGAGCGGCACGAGCCGGAGTCGCACCTGATCCCGCTGGTGTTCCAGGCGGCGCTGGGGCAGCGTCCGGACATCGCGGTGTTCGGCGAGGACTACCCGACGCCGGACGGGACCTGCATCCGCGACTACATCCACATCGCGGACCTGGCCGAGGCGCACCTGCTGGCGCTGGACGCGGCGAAGCCGGGCGGGCACCTGATCTGCAACCTGGGCAACGGGACCGGCTTCTCGGTGCGCGAGGTGATCGAGTCGGTCAAGCGCGTCACCGGCCGGGAGATCCCGGTGCGCGTCGCCGACCGCCGCCCCGGCGACCCGGCCGTCCTGGTCGCCGCAGCCGACCGCGCCCGCGAGGCCCTCGGCTGGACCCCCAAGCGCCCCGAACTCGACCGGATCGTCGCCGACGCCTGGGAGTTCACCCTCGCCCACCGCGCCTGA
- a CDS encoding IS5 family transposase — MCVCACKPSYDSSLTDAQWAVIEPLLPVRDPSRGGRPLKFPRRLVVDTVLYVLVSGCAWRLVPHDLVPWDAAYRWFRGWTADGTWERVHDALRERVRVADGRDPQPSAAVLDSQSARSHQGGQAVGYDAGKRVRGRKRHLLVDTCGLVLRAVVHSASVQDRAGAKLVLGGIRDLFPQVGLVWVDGGYVNAVDAGLVGWAAEREGVQIVAVPRNADVKGFRVLPRRWVVERTFSWLGRCRRLARDYERKTAHAEAMIKVAMIRLMAARLAGETIEPHGPIETEAARRLADDLKNE; from the coding sequence ATGTGCGTCTGTGCCTGTAAGCCTTCGTACGACTCGTCGTTGACGGATGCCCAGTGGGCGGTGATCGAGCCGCTGCTGCCGGTGCGGGACCCGAGCCGGGGCGGCCGCCCGTTGAAGTTCCCGCGTCGGCTGGTCGTGGACACGGTGTTGTACGTCCTGGTCAGCGGGTGCGCGTGGAGGCTGGTCCCGCACGATCTCGTGCCGTGGGATGCGGCCTACCGCTGGTTTCGCGGCTGGACGGCGGACGGGACGTGGGAGCGGGTCCACGACGCGCTGCGCGAGCGGGTGCGGGTGGCGGACGGGCGGGACCCGCAGCCCTCGGCGGCGGTGCTGGACTCGCAGTCGGCCCGCAGCCACCAGGGTGGGCAGGCGGTCGGCTACGACGCGGGCAAGCGGGTGCGCGGCCGCAAGCGGCACCTGCTGGTGGACACCTGCGGACTCGTCCTGCGGGCGGTGGTGCACTCAGCGTCCGTCCAGGATCGGGCGGGCGCGAAGCTGGTCCTCGGTGGGATACGCGACCTGTTCCCGCAGGTCGGGCTGGTCTGGGTCGACGGCGGCTACGTGAACGCGGTCGACGCGGGCCTGGTGGGCTGGGCGGCGGAGCGCGAGGGCGTCCAGATCGTGGCAGTGCCCCGCAACGCGGATGTGAAAGGCTTCCGGGTACTGCCCCGCAGGTGGGTGGTGGAGCGGACATTCTCCTGGCTGGGACGGTGCAGACGGCTGGCGAGGGACTACGAGCGCAAGACCGCGCACGCCGAAGCGATGATCAAGGTCGCCATGATCCGCCTCATGGCCGCCCGCCTCGCCGGCGAGACGATCGAGCCCCACGGCCCCATCGAGACCGAAGCAGCCCGCCGCCTCGCCGACGACCTCAAGAACGAGTAA
- a CDS encoding MarR family winged helix-turn-helix transcriptional regulator, whose product MGPGLYDGRKESSNPFEQTVHLLSVLGRAADAMLDRRLAGQDLGLVHRSVLTVLAREGPHEVPDLARRADAPVEEVRGAVEALLARGLVQVVPVRVHDGREDVVMPVPAGRGALDAVHAEAAVVQETLTAMLTRGDSAQLNNLLRRMHAGLGTTVDAGSPPSMLRKVRGRTWSAPGGRPRERRAGAPFPRREAADDRADDRPDGAAGGARGAGERGGT is encoded by the coding sequence ATGGGACCCGGTTTGTACGACGGTAGGAAAGAGTCGTCCAACCCGTTCGAGCAGACCGTCCACCTCCTCTCGGTGCTCGGCCGGGCCGCCGACGCGATGCTCGACCGGCGCCTCGCCGGGCAGGACCTGGGCCTGGTGCACCGGAGCGTGCTGACCGTACTGGCGCGGGAAGGCCCGCACGAGGTCCCGGACTTGGCGCGGCGGGCGGACGCCCCGGTCGAGGAGGTGCGCGGGGCCGTCGAGGCGCTGCTCGCCCGGGGCCTGGTGCAGGTGGTGCCGGTGCGGGTCCACGACGGCCGCGAGGACGTGGTGATGCCGGTGCCGGCCGGGCGCGGCGCGCTGGACGCGGTGCACGCCGAGGCGGCGGTGGTCCAGGAGACCTTGACGGCCATGCTGACGCGCGGCGACAGCGCGCAGTTGAACAACCTGCTGCGTCGCATGCACGCCGGGCTGGGCACCACCGTGGACGCGGGGAGTCCGCCGTCGATGCTGCGCAAGGTCCGGGGCCGGACGTGGTCCGCTCCCGGCGGACGGCCGCGCGAGCGGCGGGCCGGTGCACCGTTCCCCCGGCGGGAGGCGGCGGACGACCGAGCGGACGACCGGCCGGACGGCGCGGCGGGCGGCGCGCGGGGTGCCGGGGAGCGCGGGGGCACCTGA
- a CDS encoding BlaI/MecI/CopY family transcriptional regulator — translation MVNDDREARRPHGELVAEVLEVLWAAGGPLTAQQVKDALARPLARTTVATILARLHENGTLARTRPGRALAYAPVADAAGLAAGRMRRELEKEPDRDLVLRRFVSSLSTQDEEALRQLLREAEPEAGRGTEPGTERGAGRGA, via the coding sequence ATGGTGAACGACGACCGGGAGGCGCGGCGCCCGCACGGCGAACTCGTCGCGGAGGTGCTGGAGGTGCTGTGGGCGGCGGGCGGGCCGCTGACGGCGCAGCAGGTGAAGGACGCGCTGGCCCGGCCGCTGGCCCGGACCACCGTGGCCACGATCCTGGCCCGGCTGCACGAGAACGGGACGCTGGCCCGCACCCGGCCCGGGCGGGCGCTGGCCTACGCACCGGTCGCGGACGCCGCCGGGCTGGCGGCGGGCCGGATGCGGCGCGAACTGGAGAAGGAGCCCGACCGGGACTTGGTGCTGAGGCGCTTCGTCTCCTCCCTGTCGACCCAGGACGAGGAGGCACTGCGGCAGTTGCTGCGCGAGGCGGAGCCCGAGGCCGGGCGCGGTACCGAACCCGGGACCGAGCGCGGAGCGGGGCGCGGGGCGTGA
- a CDS encoding class I SAM-dependent methyltransferase, with the protein MSGIPADRRWSPSMPEAYERYLVPVLFRPFAVDLAARAAASDPRRVLELAAGTGALTSCLLAALPGAEVVATDLNESMAEFGRARVPGARWRQADAQQLPFEDGSFDLVVCQFGAMFFPDRPAAFAEVRRVLVPGGRFLFSTWGPLSGHGFDSATQTGLDRAFPADPPDFLRTLPHGYHDPALVSADLATGGLEPTGHQPLTLEGTAESAAAVATGFLTGTPLRAAVEARGGSPDDPALHAALTAELTARLGTGRVTAPMTAHLFEARHAPGPRSGAA; encoded by the coding sequence ATGAGTGGAATTCCTGCTGACCGGCGGTGGTCCCCGTCGATGCCGGAGGCGTACGAGCGGTACCTCGTCCCGGTGCTCTTCCGGCCCTTCGCCGTGGACCTGGCTGCACGGGCGGCCGCGTCGGATCCCCGCCGGGTGCTCGAACTCGCGGCCGGGACGGGTGCGTTGACCTCGTGCCTGCTGGCGGCGCTGCCCGGTGCCGAGGTGGTGGCCACGGACCTCAACGAGTCGATGGCGGAGTTCGGGCGGGCCCGGGTTCCGGGGGCGCGGTGGCGGCAGGCCGACGCCCAGCAACTGCCTTTCGAGGACGGGTCGTTCGACCTGGTGGTGTGTCAGTTCGGCGCGATGTTCTTCCCCGACCGGCCGGCGGCCTTCGCCGAGGTGCGACGGGTCCTGGTGCCGGGGGGCCGGTTCCTGTTCAGCACCTGGGGGCCGCTGAGCGGGCACGGTTTCGACTCCGCCACCCAGACCGGCCTCGATCGGGCCTTCCCCGCCGACCCGCCGGACTTCCTCCGCACCCTGCCGCACGGCTACCACGACCCCGCCCTGGTCTCCGCGGACCTCGCCACCGGCGGGCTGGAGCCGACCGGGCACCAGCCCCTCACCCTGGAGGGCACGGCCGAGTCCGCGGCGGCGGTCGCCACCGGCTTCCTCACCGGCACGCCGCTGCGGGCCGCCGTCGAGGCGCGCGGCGGCAGCCCGGACGACCCCGCGCTGCACGCCGCCCTCACCGCGGAGCTGACCGCCCGGCTGGGCACCGGACGGGTCACCGCCCCGATGACCGCCCACCTGTTCGAGGCCCGGCACGCTCCCGGCCCCCGTTCCGGAGCGGCGTGA